The proteins below come from a single Mytilus edulis chromosome 5, xbMytEdul2.2, whole genome shotgun sequence genomic window:
- the LOC139525190 gene encoding uncharacterized protein — MADLYHQTMEKKIHIEKQGYTYRCIWECEFDKNICENESIKRFIDSIDITTPLEPRDAFAGGRTEAFKLYHESSDGEHIKYYDVTSLYPYINKTDKAVLGHPSVVTETFDDLQTYEGLIKRKVCPPRELHIPVLPAKINNKLMFSLCITCTDLKQQTTCEHNPEEREFIGTWVTDGLKMAFQKGYAVDTIYEVWHFNDVEQYDTRSKSGGIFTEYINIFLKMKQEASGWPSWCISEEHRQKYIQDYFEKKESYWIMPK, encoded by the coding sequence ATGGCTGATTTGTATCATCAAACTATGGAGAAGAAAATCCATATTGAAAAGCAAGGATATACATACAGATGTATATGGGAATGTGAGTTTGACAAAAATATCTGTGAAAATGAGAGCATCAAAAGGTTCATAGACTCCATTGATATTACCACACCCTTAGAACCGAGAGATGCTTTTGCAGGTGGTAGAACGGAAGCATTTAAACTGTACCACGAATCTTCAGATGGCGAACATATCAAATACTATGATGTTACCTCACTTTACCCTTACATCAATAAAACTGATAAAGCCGTATTAGGTCACCCATCAGTTGTGACAGAAACTTTTGATGATTTACAAACATATGAAGGATTAATCAAACGCAAAGTATGTCCTCCCCGTGAACTTCACATTCCAGTGTTACCCGCTAAGATTAACAACAAACTGATGTTTTCCTTGTGCATAACTTGTACAGATTTGAAACAACAAACCACTTGTGAGCACAATCCTGAAGAACGAGAATTTATTGGAACTTGGGTAACAGATGGGTTAAAGATGGCATTTCAAAAGGGATACGCAGTGGATACAATTTATGAAGTATGGCACTTCAATGATGTTGAGCAATATGATACAAGATCAAAATCAGGAGGAATCTTCACGGAATACatcaatatatttttgaaaatgaaacaagAAGCCAGTGGTTGGCCTAGCTGGTGTATTAGTGAAGAGCATAGACAGAAATATATTCAAGATTATTTTGAAAAGAAGGAATCTTACTGGATTATGCCAAAATAG